In a genomic window of Immundisolibacter sp.:
- the ftsL gene encoding cell division protein FtsL — translation MLERTGYLLLIVLVLAAVGSSLAVVQLKHRERNLIAQLSRLQHESDRLDGEWSRLLLEEATLTTHARVEGKARDELHMVLPHAQEIAQVHR, via the coding sequence ATGCTTGAGCGGACCGGGTATCTATTACTGATCGTGCTGGTGCTGGCCGCAGTCGGGTCATCCCTGGCGGTGGTGCAGTTGAAACACCGGGAGCGCAACCTGATCGCACAGCTGAGCCGTCTGCAGCATGAGAGCGACCGTCTGGACGGCGAATGGAGCCGCCTGCTGTTGGAAGAGGCAACGCTGACCACCCACGCCCGGGTCGAAGGCAAGGCGCGCGACGAGCTGCACATGGTGTTGCCACACGCGCAGGAAATCGCCCAGGTGCACCGATGA